In Romeriopsis navalis LEGE 11480, the genomic stretch CACTATTAACGATGGCGCCTTACCTGCCTTTATCCCAGTATCGTCAAACATCCCTAACCCATTGCTTCTCGGACAATAATCACCGTACAGTCACAGCGACGTGCAATCTCCTGGGGGATATTCCCCTTAATCGCTTGCTGCAACATGCCGGTACGGGTCGCACCTAACATCACCACATCACACTGATGATGCATCGCTAAGTCAACGATCGCCTGCGCAATTGTGGGACTACAGACATGCAGGGATTGTACGGGGGCATCCACCCGCTCTTGCACCATCGTGATCGCCGACTTGAGTGCGTCAGATGACAACTCTGCCTGATTCGGCCGTGCGATATTACAGAGATAAATCGTGGGTGCCTGGCCTAACTGCATCAGCCCAGGCAACAATCGCATGGCTTGCCGTGAATTAGGGCCACCGGCTGTCGGCATCAACCAACGTTCAAACGATGCTGGCGCTAACGCGGCAACCGGCAGCTTCACGAGCATAATGCGACAGTTTGCCTGTTGGACCAGCGTATCCACGACATTACCAAAGACAAATCCAGGGGTACTACTGGTGCCACTCCAACCCATCACCAATAGGTCAATCAAACGTTCTTGAATGATTTCTAAAACCGTATTGGCAATGCTATGGCCAACCCGGACTTGAGTATGCACCGCAATTTCGTAGCGTTGACTGAGCTGCGCGGCTTGATCAACCAGCGCACGGCTAGCGGACGGATTAATCCAAGTTTCAGCCGGTGATAAGTGGGTTGGAATCAACAGAATATGAACACATTCAATCTCGTAGTGCTGCTTCTGGGCGATCGTCGCGGCTATTTTGAGTAATGTCCCTGCAGTTGCCGGATTAGCGATCGGCACCAATAAACGCCCCACCCCGATCTCCGGTTCTCGGGTTTGATAGACTAAATAGGACGGCTCAAACTGTTCACGATCGGCGTTTTCGCTACCTGTCAATTGCTCCGATTCCGCCCGGATAATGTCCGCCCGCGTAATGATGCCGACGAGCTTATGGTGATCAACCACGGGTAAACGACTAATTTGATAGCGATTCAGTAAATAGAGCACCTGACTTAAGGCGTCATAGGGACGCACCGTCACCGGCTTCGCCGTCATAATCTCGGCAATGGTGGTCGTGGTCGCATCAAGCAAAGGATTACGGGTTAAGTCTGACTGCGTCAGGATACCAATCAATTCACCTTCGGTCACCACCGGAAACCCACGATGATGGGAACTAAGGAACAACGCCTTAGCCTTCTCAACGGTGGTATCCGACGCAAGGGATTCAACCTGACGTTGCATCAGATCGGCCGCGGTTAGATTCGCCAGCTTGGAGTCCGAGGGCGCGATCGTTTGGAGCTGAATGCCACGTTCCTGCAGCAAATATTGATAAATCGAACCACTATGTAATGACTCACCGACCCAATAAGCTGTCACAGAACCGATCATCAACGGCAATACTAAATCAAAATCCCCAGTCATCTCAAACACAATAATAATCGCGGTGACTGGTCCACGCGTCACGGCACTAAAAAATGCCGCCATCCCCGTCAGCGCAAAAGTACTGGTAAAGCTGGCAGTACCCGTCATGCCGATGTCGAGGTGCGTCAGGCCAGCCAAGGTCGCTACTCCATAAGCAAACAGATAACCAAAGGTTGAACCGAGGACTAATGAGGGGGCAAAGATCCCACCGGGGGCACCTGAGCCCGCCGCAAATAGGGTCAGAATCAGCTTGACGCCAAAGACTAAGGCCAATAGGGTGCCCGTAAATCCGCTCGTATGACTGACTTCATGCAAACTCGCACTATCCCGCAGTGCGGCTGGGAGCAAAGCTGCCATAATTCCAGCAAAGGCACCGACGATCGCAATTTTTTTAGTAAAACTATTCGGCATCCAGCGCTGCTGTAAGCGGCGACTTAGCAAAATACCCTTAACAAAAAACACGCCTAAAACACCTAACAAAGCACCAAGCAGCAGAAACAGGGGAATATGCACCAAATGAAACTCGGGCTGAATCTGCATCAGGCCCTGAGTGACGATCGATTCTCCTCCCAGAAAGCGCGAAACTACAGCACCGACAAAGGAAGCCAGAATCGCCGTGCCCAAAGTCATGCCCGAAACATCTTGGAGCAATTCTTCGATGACAAACAGTACGCCCGCGATCGGGGCATTAAAGCCTGCGGCCAAACCCGCCGCTGCACCCGCCGCAATCAGTTGCCGCCGATGCTCCGGTGAGGTGGGAAACCAGCGACTGAACTGCGCGGCGATCGCCGCCCCGATTTGCACCGTCGGCCCTTGACGTCCCAGGGGAAATCCCGAACTGAGGTTAAGTAAGGTACTCAGAATTTTGGCGATTGCGAGTCGCAGATTTAGGCGGGTTGGCAACCCCGCGAGGGCAATTTTAATTTCGGGAATGCCGCTGCCTGCCGCCTCTTTCGAGATTTGATCAATTAGCAGTCCCGATAATCCACCGCCGATCGCCCCAATTAGCGGCAGCACAATCCA encodes the following:
- a CDS encoding chloride channel protein, with amino-acid sequence MSWQDDWFKRIQATFRPTQIAVFEACVIGLLSGLAAVFLKQSVGFWGGLRLNVATQYPAWIVLPLIGAIGGGLSGLLIDQISKEAAGSGIPEIKIALAGLPTRLNLRLAIAKILSTLLNLSSGFPLGRQGPTVQIGAAIAAQFSRWFPTSPEHRRQLIAAGAAAGLAAGFNAPIAGVLFVIEELLQDVSGMTLGTAILASFVGAVVSRFLGGESIVTQGLMQIQPEFHLVHIPLFLLLGALLGVLGVFFVKGILLSRRLQQRWMPNSFTKKIAIVGAFAGIMAALLPAALRDSASLHEVSHTSGFTGTLLALVFGVKLILTLFAAGSGAPGGIFAPSLVLGSTFGYLFAYGVATLAGLTHLDIGMTGTASFTSTFALTGMAAFFSAVTRGPVTAIIIVFEMTGDFDLVLPLMIGSVTAYWVGESLHSGSIYQYLLQERGIQLQTIAPSDSKLANLTAADLMQRQVESLASDTTVEKAKALFLSSHHRGFPVVTEGELIGILTQSDLTRNPLLDATTTTIAEIMTAKPVTVRPYDALSQVLYLLNRYQISRLPVVDHHKLVGIITRADIIRAESEQLTGSENADREQFEPSYLVYQTREPEIGVGRLLVPIANPATAGTLLKIAATIAQKQHYEIECVHILLIPTHLSPAETWINPSASRALVDQAAQLSQRYEIAVHTQVRVGHSIANTVLEIIQERLIDLLVMGWSGTSSTPGFVFGNVVDTLVQQANCRIMLVKLPVAALAPASFERWLMPTAGGPNSRQAMRLLPGLMQLGQAPTIYLCNIARPNQAELSSDALKSAITMVQERVDAPVQSLHVCSPTIAQAIVDLAMHHQCDVVMLGATRTGMLQQAIKGNIPQEIARRCDCTVIIVREAMG